In Deltaproteobacteria bacterium, the following proteins share a genomic window:
- a CDS encoding tryptophan synthase subunit alpha produces MNRIEKLFSQKKKKGQKILAGFLTAGDPHPSATLKFVEALEKGGVDLIELGMPFSDPMADGPVIQRADERALKAKTHLKTILGLVQKIRVLSQIPILLMGYYNPIFKFGVKHFVASAKKVGVDGLLIVDLPPDEAKILHQECRRHNINLIFLLAPTSDESRMQQVAKLASGFIYFVSLTGITGAKLTQSAKIFSLVPKIKKMSKLPVMVGFGIKDVVTAKKLARVGDGIVVGSALVQIIEKFSPKIAAKKLQTFAHRLSKV; encoded by the coding sequence ATGAATCGCATCGAAAAATTATTTTCTCAAAAAAAGAAAAAAGGCCAAAAAATTTTAGCAGGTTTTTTAACTGCGGGCGATCCTCATCCTTCGGCGACTCTCAAATTTGTAGAAGCCTTAGAAAAAGGGGGGGTGGATCTTATTGAATTGGGCATGCCATTTTCTGATCCCATGGCCGATGGCCCGGTAATTCAACGGGCTGATGAGCGCGCCCTGAAGGCAAAGACTCATTTAAAAACGATTTTAGGTTTAGTGCAAAAAATTCGAGTTCTATCGCAGATTCCCATTCTTTTGATGGGTTACTATAATCCCATCTTCAAATTTGGCGTTAAGCATTTTGTGGCTAGTGCAAAAAAAGTTGGAGTGGATGGTTTGTTGATTGTGGATTTGCCCCCTGATGAAGCAAAAATTTTACACCAAGAATGTCGGCGCCACAACATCAACCTTATTTTTCTTTTAGCACCCACCAGTGACGAATCACGTATGCAGCAAGTTGCCAAGTTGGCTTCGGGTTTTATTTATTTTGTTTCACTCACCGGGATTACGGGCGCAAAACTTACCCAATCCGCAAAAATTTTTAGTTTAGTTCCCAAAATAAAAAAAATGTCGAAGTTACCGGTAATGGTGGGTTTTGGTATTAAAGATGTGGTTACGGCTAAGAAGTTGGCGAGGGTTGGGGATGGCATTGTAGTGGGGAGCGCCTTGGTGCAAATCATCGAAAAATTTTCTCCTAAAATAGCCGCCAAAAAGTTACAAACTTTCGCCCATCGTCTTAGTAAGGTCTGA
- a CDS encoding tetratricopeptide repeat protein, producing the protein MKIVNSFLILFIFSLGCSGKSNENFSSQTAKLDPVQAKQHYDVGRKFQSEALAGKSDLMEKALAEFNSAIQLDPSQVDYYFARGVAYREKQAWDQALADFEKTIAMDPKHFKGVYNLGRVWDEKGNTDKALEYYQKAALVKPDLAPAYYSMGLMYGKKGMTEQEGEAYKKAIKLDGTVVEAHYNLGLWYIKKGQHAEAKKELEALEHLESAYADRLRGMIK; encoded by the coding sequence ATGAAAATTGTAAATAGTTTTTTAATTCTTTTTATTTTTAGCTTAGGCTGTTCTGGCAAATCAAATGAAAACTTTTCTTCTCAAACTGCCAAACTCGATCCGGTGCAAGCCAAACAACACTATGATGTGGGCAGGAAATTTCAATCGGAGGCCTTGGCCGGGAAATCAGATTTAATGGAAAAGGCCTTGGCCGAATTTAATTCGGCGATTCAACTCGATCCCAGTCAAGTCGATTATTACTTTGCCAGGGGTGTGGCCTATCGTGAAAAACAAGCCTGGGACCAGGCCTTGGCCGATTTTGAAAAGACCATTGCCATGGATCCAAAACATTTTAAAGGGGTCTATAATTTGGGTCGAGTATGGGATGAAAAGGGCAACACCGACAAGGCCTTGGAATATTATCAAAAAGCAGCCCTTGTTAAACCCGACCTCGCCCCGGCTTATTACAGCATGGGTTTGATGTACGGCAAAAAGGGCATGACCGAGCAAGAAGGCGAGGCCTACAAAAAGGCCATCAAACTGGATGGCACAGTCGTAGAGGCTCACTATAATTTAGGGCTTTGGTATATTAAAAAGGGCCAACATGCGGAAGCCAAAAAAGAGCTTGAGGCATTAGAGCATCTTGAATCGGCCTATGCCGATCGGTTGAGGGGTATGATTAAATAA
- a CDS encoding 2-hydroxychromene-2-carboxylate isomerase, producing the protein MRKAEINFYFDYLSPYAYLAWLRVQKLCNQYGCNLKNHPILLAGLLNHWKQLGPAEIPPKREFVFKDTYRFAKTHNIPFRLPKSHPFNPLMPLRLSLKETAGDQQTQVINTLWQASWGQGRDISTVEELTKILDEAQLPTSKLLEKIQDPAIKEKLKSETSDAIAQGVFGVPTFIIDGELFWGNDQLTYLEMHIQGQDPLDLTPAELEFLHSHPRSASRI; encoded by the coding sequence ATGCGTAAAGCAGAAATTAATTTTTATTTTGATTACTTATCTCCCTACGCTTATCTGGCTTGGTTGCGGGTGCAGAAACTTTGTAACCAATATGGTTGCAATCTTAAAAATCACCCCATTCTGTTAGCGGGTCTACTGAACCACTGGAAACAATTGGGGCCGGCAGAAATTCCGCCCAAGCGGGAGTTTGTCTTTAAAGACACCTATCGCTTTGCAAAAACCCATAACATCCCCTTTCGATTGCCCAAGAGTCACCCTTTTAATCCGCTCATGCCTTTGCGACTTTCTTTAAAAGAAACGGCGGGCGATCAGCAGACGCAAGTGATCAACACGCTTTGGCAAGCCAGTTGGGGCCAAGGCCGCGATATTAGCACGGTAGAAGAACTGACCAAAATTTTAGACGAAGCTCAATTGCCTACTTCAAAATTATTAGAAAAGATCCAAGACCCGGCTATTAAAGAAAAACTAAAATCCGAAACCTCAGATGCCATTGCCCAGGGCGTATTTGGAGTACCAACGTTTATAATAGATGGGGAACTATTTTGGGGTAATGATCAACTTACCTACCTTGAAATGCACATTCAAGGCCAAGACCCACTCGACCTGACCCCTGCTGAGTTAGAATTTCTCCATTCCCATCCTCGTAGTGCTAGCCGTATTTGA
- a CDS encoding phosphoribosylanthranilate isomerase yields MVLVKICGLTNLEDCLNAIEAGADYLGFNFYPKSPRYLNPEMAAAIFPDLPGGIPKVGVFVNEPLHKVVDLAIQLELDYLQFHGDETAEELNELGRPWYKAIRLHHEADLEKIASYDCEWIMLDAYSANHYGGTGQVCDWNLVNQAKKFGKPIILAGGLTPDNVENAIQQTHPMMVDVASGVEVSPGVKLKIRMLDFINHVKGTG; encoded by the coding sequence ATGGTGCTCGTTAAAATTTGTGGGCTTACTAATTTAGAAGATTGTTTAAATGCCATTGAAGCCGGTGCTGACTATTTGGGGTTTAACTTTTATCCAAAGTCTCCCCGTTATTTAAATCCAGAAATGGCTGCGGCGATTTTTCCGGATTTGCCTGGTGGTATTCCGAAGGTGGGGGTGTTTGTTAATGAGCCTCTGCATAAGGTCGTTGATTTGGCCATTCAATTAGAATTAGATTATCTTCAGTTTCATGGTGATGAAACGGCCGAAGAGCTCAATGAGTTGGGGCGCCCCTGGTATAAGGCCATTCGCTTGCATCATGAAGCAGACTTAGAAAAAATTGCTAGCTACGATTGTGAATGGATCATGCTCGATGCTTATAGTGCTAACCATTATGGTGGCACGGGGCAGGTTTGCGATTGGAATTTAGTGAATCAAGCAAAAAAGTTTGGCAAACCCATTATTTTAGCAGGTGGTTTAACGCCCGATAATGTAGAAAATGCCATTCAACAAACGCATCCCATGATGGTGGATGTGGCCAGTGGAGTTGAAGTGAGCCCGGGTGTTAAATTAAAAATCCGCATGCTTGATTTTATTAATCATGTTAAAGGGACGGGCTAA
- a CDS encoding aminodeoxychorismate/anthranilate synthase component II has protein sequence MLLMIDNYDSFTFNLVQYLGELGQEVLVYRNDEITVDQIKAKAPRALVMSPGPCTPNEAGICLEVVKKLTGVIPLLGVCLGHQTIAQALGGKVIRAQHVMHGKTSAIHHDSKTIYQNLPNPFTATRYHSLIVERESLPASLEVSSWTEAGEIMGIRHRHLLVEGVQFHPESILTTVGKELLKNFLKLLT, from the coding sequence ATGTTATTAATGATCGACAATTATGATTCTTTTACGTTTAACCTGGTTCAATATTTGGGTGAATTAGGGCAAGAGGTTTTGGTGTATCGCAACGATGAAATTACGGTCGATCAAATTAAAGCCAAGGCCCCACGGGCCCTCGTGATGTCACCAGGCCCTTGCACGCCTAATGAGGCGGGAATTTGTTTGGAGGTCGTAAAAAAATTAACCGGGGTTATTCCTTTGTTGGGGGTTTGTTTGGGGCATCAAACGATTGCTCAGGCTTTGGGGGGCAAGGTTATTCGCGCTCAACATGTGATGCATGGTAAAACCTCAGCGATTCATCACGATAGTAAAACCATCTATCAAAATCTCCCCAATCCCTTTACCGCAACTCGATATCATTCGCTTATTGTAGAACGCGAATCATTGCCAGCGTCGTTAGAAGTGAGCAGTTGGACCGAAGCCGGTGAGATCATGGGGATTCGGCATCGGCATCTTCTTGTAGAGGGGGTGCAATTTCATCCCGAATCGATTTTGACAACGGTGGGGAAAGAGCTGCTCAAAAATTTTTTGAAGTTGCTTACATAA
- the trpE gene encoding anthranilate synthase component I, giving the protein MKFPSFSDFKRLANQGNLVPLVMNLSADTETPVSAYLKLTQGSHRFLFESMEGGQAWGRYSFLGSEPSLILESQGQHIRLTQGKKIENLQGDPLEFIQSMLAKYHPVAVEGLPRFSGGWVGYLSYDMVRFMEKLPKAIEQASPFPDARLMLQDSVIAFDNLEQKLSFIVQVHLDAHLSLAKQYEKGKVRLMQMVKRLKRSLPASPPVSKKNLRLTANTSKAQYIDNVRQAQEYIRAGDIFQVVLSLRMEGKQRVDPFQVYRRLRQINPSPYLFCLQMGEDALAGSSPEVMVRLEGRQMTLRPIAGTRRRGKTLEHDLAMEQEMLADPKERAEHIMLVDLARNDLGRVAETGSVRVTRQMVVERYSHVMHLVSNVEGVARKEMNAMDVLKATFPAGTLTGAPKIRAMEIIEGLEKDRRGPYGGCVGYFDFFGNMDMAITIRTLAFHKNRIFAQSGAGIVLDSIPEREYLECENKAKVMMEALKQI; this is encoded by the coding sequence ATGAAATTCCCTTCCTTTTCGGATTTTAAGCGTCTTGCCAATCAGGGCAATTTAGTACCTTTAGTGATGAACCTTTCTGCCGACACCGAAACGCCGGTGAGTGCCTATCTTAAATTAACCCAAGGTTCCCATCGGTTTTTATTTGAAAGTATGGAAGGTGGCCAGGCCTGGGGTCGCTATTCTTTTTTGGGTTCAGAACCTAGCCTTATTCTAGAAAGCCAAGGTCAACACATTCGTTTAACTCAAGGGAAAAAGATTGAAAATCTTCAAGGCGATCCTTTGGAATTTATTCAATCCATGTTGGCCAAGTATCACCCCGTAGCCGTGGAGGGATTGCCGCGGTTTTCAGGGGGCTGGGTTGGCTATTTGTCTTACGACATGGTTCGTTTCATGGAAAAATTGCCTAAGGCGATCGAGCAAGCTTCACCTTTTCCCGATGCGCGTTTAATGTTGCAAGATTCGGTTATTGCCTTTGATAATTTGGAACAGAAATTAAGTTTTATTGTGCAAGTGCACCTCGATGCTCATTTGAGCCTCGCTAAACAATACGAGAAAGGCAAAGTGCGCCTCATGCAAATGGTTAAGCGTTTAAAGCGTTCCTTGCCAGCTTCGCCACCGGTTTCTAAAAAAAATCTTCGTTTAACGGCCAATACCAGCAAGGCACAATACATTGACAATGTTCGGCAAGCCCAAGAATACATTCGAGCGGGGGATATTTTTCAAGTTGTTTTGTCGTTGCGAATGGAAGGCAAGCAGCGGGTAGATCCCTTTCAAGTGTATCGGCGGTTGCGGCAAATCAATCCTTCGCCTTATTTGTTTTGTTTGCAAATGGGTGAAGATGCCCTGGCAGGGTCTTCGCCTGAAGTGATGGTGCGGTTAGAAGGTCGGCAAATGACCCTGCGCCCGATTGCAGGTACCAGGCGGCGTGGTAAAACTTTAGAACACGATTTGGCCATGGAGCAAGAAATGTTAGCTGACCCCAAAGAACGGGCCGAACATATTATGTTGGTTGATCTGGCTCGCAATGATTTGGGGCGAGTGGCCGAAACGGGTTCGGTGAGGGTTACCCGGCAAATGGTGGTAGAGCGCTATTCCCACGTGATGCATCTTGTTTCTAATGTGGAGGGAGTGGCTCGAAAAGAAATGAATGCCATGGATGTGCTCAAAGCAACCTTTCCAGCTGGCACGCTTACGGGAGCGCCTAAGATTCGGGCGATGGAGATCATTGAAGGTTTAGAAAAAGATCGGCGTGGGCCTTATGGGGGCTGTGTGGGATATTTTGATTTTTTTGGTAATATGGATATGGCCATTACCATTCGAACTTTGGCCTTTCATAAGAATCGCATTTTTGCGCAATCGGGCGCGGGGATTGTGCTCGATTCGATTCCGGAGCGTGAATATTTAGAATGCGAAAATAAAGCCAAGGTGATGATGGAGGCGTTGAAGCAAATATAA
- a CDS encoding tetratricopeptide repeat protein, translating into MNDRIDEQLIQEMSKVGALFHQLPDVAVSPYLHVKILAKATRQASFVKRTMRYVLPIAAAVLLTLGLQNFRALFNNTTSTTHVSENTTHKVVSALPTPVSNQDLNFVVPNRGISLASFGDQEDPIDTMAMDPQLTARDLNPMVMEYMATFKFQQALRFRAKGDYEGVAELLERILKEHPTYSRNADVLTIRIDALFRLGKNYEALQEFSYLKSVDSQRAQILQERWLKN; encoded by the coding sequence ATGAATGATCGAATAGACGAACAACTAATTCAAGAAATGAGCAAGGTAGGTGCGTTATTTCACCAATTGCCAGATGTTGCGGTTTCTCCTTATTTACATGTCAAAATTTTAGCCAAAGCAACCCGCCAGGCCTCTTTTGTAAAAAGAACCATGCGTTATGTTTTGCCCATTGCGGCGGCTGTGTTGTTGACCTTGGGCCTGCAAAATTTTCGTGCGCTGTTTAATAATACAACATCGACGACCCACGTGAGCGAAAATACCACGCATAAGGTTGTTAGCGCGTTACCAACGCCGGTGAGTAATCAAGATTTAAATTTTGTAGTGCCGAATAGGGGGATTTCTCTAGCCAGCTTTGGAGACCAAGAAGACCCTATTGATACTATGGCGATGGATCCCCAATTGACCGCTCGAGATTTAAACCCCATGGTCATGGAATATATGGCGACCTTTAAATTTCAGCAGGCCTTACGGTTCAGGGCCAAGGGTGATTATGAAGGTGTGGCTGAGTTATTAGAAAGAATTTTAAAAGAACATCCAACTTATTCACGCAATGCCGATGTTTTAACGATTCGCATTGATGCCTTGTTTCGCTTGGGCAAAAATTATGAAGCCTTGCAAGAATTTTCCTACCTAAAAAGCGTGGACTCCCAACGAGCTCAAATATTACAAGAACGCTGGTTAAAAAATTAA
- the trpC gene encoding indole-3-glycerol phosphate synthase TrpC has product MAKTILDTIYEYKQEELAHFKHQVSLAELQAQAKDIDMAPSLVKAFSQKNPALKIIAEVKHRSPSKGILRKNFNPVEIAVAYAKAGAVAISVLTDEHFFGGSLEHLKQIKNKVTLPLLRKDFVFDEYQVYETKVAGASAILLIAKMLSKLQIQDLQGLASEVGMDVLVEVYDPQELAKTSNPKLLGVNNRDLNTFEVDLSKTEAILPLVSKNVPLISESGLDRHQQLVDLNKKGVAGFLIGESLVIKPDPGRALEELIHGAR; this is encoded by the coding sequence ATGGCTAAAACAATTCTCGATACTATTTACGAATATAAGCAAGAGGAATTGGCCCATTTTAAGCATCAAGTCTCTCTTGCTGAACTTCAAGCTCAAGCTAAAGATATTGACATGGCACCTTCATTGGTAAAAGCCTTTTCTCAAAAAAATCCAGCTTTGAAAATTATTGCCGAGGTTAAACATCGTTCTCCCTCTAAAGGGATTTTGCGAAAAAATTTTAACCCCGTTGAAATTGCCGTGGCCTATGCCAAGGCCGGGGCCGTGGCCATTTCGGTATTAACAGACGAGCATTTTTTTGGCGGGAGCCTTGAGCATTTAAAACAAATAAAAAATAAAGTAACGCTGCCACTCTTACGCAAAGATTTCGTTTTTGATGAGTATCAAGTTTATGAAACCAAAGTGGCTGGTGCCAGTGCCATTTTACTCATTGCTAAAATGCTCTCTAAGCTGCAAATCCAGGATTTACAAGGTTTAGCTAGCGAAGTAGGCATGGATGTCTTAGTAGAAGTTTATGATCCACAAGAATTAGCCAAAACTTCTAACCCTAAATTATTAGGGGTTAACAATCGTGATTTAAATACTTTTGAAGTGGATTTAAGTAAGACAGAAGCAATTTTGCCGTTAGTTAGTAAAAATGTGCCATTGATTAGCGAGAGTGGCCTTGACCGTCATCAGCAATTGGTTGATTTAAACAAGAAAGGCGTCGCAGGTTTTCTGATTGGAGAGAGCCTGGTTATTAAGCCTGATCCAGGCCGTGCTTTAGAGGAACTGATTCATGGTGCTCGTTAA
- the trpD gene encoding anthranilate phosphoribosyltransferase has protein sequence MRNNFKTTEDLAQFVAQCFAGAVTDQEIESFLTAIASRKINEQDLTALARLMLQHAKKIDFKSELLLDTCGTGGDQSHSFNLSTAAALLVASFGVKVAKHGNRALTSQSGSADLLEALRIPIQLNPLAAAQVLKEEGFVFLFAPLYHGATAQVQKVRRQLKIRTIFNLLGPLTNPAPITHQLVGIYDQALLMPVAKTLQALRRKRAWVVWGEGNLDEVSLLGKTFVAEVTPKKIREFSFTVEDAGLKPALASDLRGDTAQKNADRLEKIFQGQEQDTPLVNAIALNVAAALMVVGKVEDLKSGVRLAKTQMASGLAFEYLNKIRQSN, from the coding sequence ATGAGAAATAATTTTAAAACAACAGAAGATCTGGCGCAATTTGTAGCGCAGTGTTTTGCGGGTGCTGTGACAGATCAAGAGATTGAATCTTTTCTCACTGCTATTGCTTCCCGTAAAATTAATGAGCAAGATTTAACAGCCCTTGCTCGGTTGATGCTGCAACACGCTAAAAAGATCGATTTTAAAAGTGAACTCTTACTTGACACCTGTGGAACGGGTGGAGATCAAAGTCATTCGTTTAATTTGTCTACGGCAGCAGCTTTGTTGGTAGCGAGTTTTGGAGTAAAAGTGGCCAAGCATGGTAATCGCGCCTTAACTTCTCAATCAGGGAGTGCCGATTTATTAGAGGCTTTGAGAATCCCAATTCAATTAAATCCACTAGCGGCCGCTCAAGTTTTAAAAGAAGAGGGTTTTGTTTTTTTATTTGCCCCCCTTTATCATGGGGCCACTGCTCAGGTGCAAAAAGTACGACGCCAGCTAAAAATACGCACTATCTTTAATTTGCTGGGGCCACTCACCAATCCAGCCCCGATTACCCACCAATTGGTGGGGATTTATGATCAGGCATTACTCATGCCGGTAGCTAAAACCCTACAAGCGTTGAGGCGCAAACGGGCTTGGGTCGTATGGGGAGAGGGTAATCTTGATGAAGTTTCTCTTTTAGGAAAAACTTTTGTGGCAGAAGTAACCCCTAAAAAAATTCGCGAATTTTCTTTCACTGTAGAAGATGCTGGTCTAAAACCAGCCCTAGCCAGCGACTTACGAGGCGATACCGCACAAAAAAATGCCGACCGTTTAGAAAAAATTTTTCAAGGTCAAGAACAAGATACCCCTTTAGTCAATGCGATTGCCCTCAATGTAGCCGCGGCCTTAATGGTAGTTGGCAAAGTTGAAGATTTAAAATCAGGGGTGCGGTTGGCTAAAACTCAAATGGCATCAGGGCTAGCCTTTGAATATTTGAATAAAATTAGGCAAAGCAATTAA
- the trpB gene encoding tryptophan synthase subunit beta produces the protein MNPDKHGHFGEFGGKFVAETLMPALAELEAAYRRFSKDAAFKKTFADYARHYVGRPTPLYFAKNLSEHLKGPKIYLKREDLCHTGAHKVNNTLGQVLLAKRMGKKRVIAETGAGQHGVATATMCALLDIPCEVYMGEEDIHRQSLNVFRMKLLGAKVLSVTSGTRTLKDALNEALRDWITNIQTTYYCLGTVAGPHPYPVMVRDFQAVIGREVKKQLLQQEGRLPNALVACVGGGSNAMGIFYPFIKDTKVKFIGVEAAGLGLHTKQHAATLVKGEVGVLHGSKSYLLQDADGQILPTHSISAGLDYPGVGPEHSYLKQTGRAQYVAVTDDEAMEGFDLLTRLEGILPALESSHALGYLKKLAKQLDRRAVVVVNLSGRGDKDMGTVAEYKKITLE, from the coding sequence ATGAATCCTGACAAACATGGTCATTTTGGTGAATTTGGTGGCAAATTTGTGGCCGAAACTCTCATGCCGGCCTTGGCAGAATTAGAAGCGGCTTACCGGCGCTTTTCCAAAGATGCTGCTTTTAAAAAAACCTTTGCAGATTATGCTCGCCATTATGTGGGGCGGCCAACTCCGCTGTATTTTGCAAAAAATTTAAGTGAACATTTAAAAGGCCCAAAAATTTATTTAAAGCGCGAAGACCTCTGTCACACCGGGGCGCACAAAGTTAATAATACTTTAGGTCAAGTCTTGTTGGCCAAGCGCATGGGGAAAAAGCGCGTGATCGCTGAAACTGGTGCTGGCCAGCATGGGGTGGCTACCGCTACGATGTGCGCCTTGCTCGACATCCCTTGTGAAGTTTATATGGGGGAAGAAGACATTCATCGCCAATCGTTGAACGTCTTTCGCATGAAACTTTTAGGGGCTAAGGTATTATCGGTTACCAGTGGAACACGCACCCTCAAAGACGCGCTCAATGAGGCCTTGCGTGATTGGATCACTAACATTCAAACCACTTATTATTGTTTAGGCACGGTCGCTGGCCCCCATCCTTATCCTGTGATGGTGCGCGATTTTCAAGCGGTGATTGGTCGTGAAGTCAAAAAACAACTTTTACAACAAGAAGGTCGCTTGCCCAATGCCCTCGTAGCCTGCGTGGGCGGTGGTTCTAATGCGATGGGGATTTTTTATCCTTTTATTAAAGATACCAAGGTCAAATTCATTGGTGTTGAAGCCGCGGGTTTGGGTTTGCACACCAAGCAACATGCAGCTACCTTGGTAAAAGGTGAAGTGGGCGTGTTGCATGGCAGTAAATCTTATCTATTACAAGATGCCGATGGGCAGATTTTACCCACCCATTCTATTTCAGCGGGCCTTGATTACCCTGGCGTTGGGCCGGAGCATAGCTACCTTAAACAAACCGGCCGTGCTCAATATGTAGCCGTAACCGATGATGAAGCCATGGAAGGCTTTGATCTGCTCACTCGACTAGAAGGCATTTTGCCGGCCCTCGAATCGTCGCACGCCTTAGGTTATCTTAAAAAATTAGCCAAACAATTAGATAGGCGTGCGGTGGTGGTGGTGAATTTATCGGGAAGGGGAGACAAAGACATGGGAACTGTGGCTGAGTATAAAAAAATTACTCTCGAATAA
- a CDS encoding RNA polymerase sigma factor — translation MNVEPSDESLMLAFQAGKQEAFEILVKRHQHSVFNFIFRFIGNREEAEELLQEVFVRIFKSVAEYSPVGKFKTWLFTVTRNLCVDHYRKKRIRKVQSLDEVQEDGETPRLEQVESKSVGPEVQSSANELERVLEWALAQVSEDQREVFLLREKFGFKFEEIADMTKVSVNTVKSRMRYALEGLKRAIETTKFKDLVRI, via the coding sequence ATGAATGTGGAGCCAAGTGATGAAAGTCTTATGTTGGCCTTTCAAGCCGGCAAGCAAGAGGCCTTTGAAATTTTAGTTAAGCGGCATCAGCATAGCGTTTTCAATTTTATCTTTCGATTTATTGGTAACCGCGAAGAAGCCGAAGAGTTATTGCAAGAAGTCTTTGTTAGAATTTTTAAAAGTGTTGCTGAATATTCACCAGTAGGGAAGTTTAAGACTTGGTTGTTCACGGTAACACGTAATCTTTGTGTAGATCATTATCGAAAGAAACGGATCCGCAAAGTGCAATCGCTCGATGAGGTGCAAGAAGATGGAGAGACACCGAGGTTAGAACAGGTTGAAAGTAAGAGCGTAGGGCCAGAAGTACAGAGCAGTGCCAATGAGTTAGAAAGAGTTTTAGAATGGGCATTAGCTCAGGTGAGTGAAGATCAACGCGAGGTTTTTTTGTTACGAGAAAAGTTTGGGTTTAAATTTGAAGAAATTGCCGACATGACAAAAGTTTCAGTTAATACGGTGAAGAGCCGGATGCGGTATGCCTTAGAGGGTTTAAAAAGAGCGATTGAAACAACTAAGTTCAAAGATTTAGTAAGAATATGA